CCGAAAAGCCCTGGTCGCCACCCACCTCATGATCTTGAACGATATCCGAAGCAGAATCATCAGAGACCAAGGACTTAGAGAAGAAGTTGTCTCCGTATTTAAAGCGATTTCGGACATCGCGAGACAGTTTCCAGACAGAGCTAAACTTCCGTTCAGCTTAGTTTATTCCGCCCCTGAAAACCTAGTCCAAGAATATACCAATCATTATGGCGCACAGTACAGAAAACTGTTAGAAGCTGCCGTTGAGAGAAACCGCCCTACCAAGAACGCGGAACTCAAGCTCTCCCTTCTCGTGGATTTATTGCACAGTTTGATCCTTTCCATATCTTCCGTTCGATTTTTCGAAGATCGGGTCCGAGGCTTAGAAGAAAGGATCGATCATATTCTTCTCACTTAGCCTTTCAGAGACTCCTTTTTAGCTCTTTTTTTTGTCGAAACCCTCGGTCGGTTCGGTTTTCTGGTCCCCATGAGCGCACCTGAAATCGTACCAATCGGTCAACTTCCCCCATTAGGAGTTGTCCCTAAGAAAATGCACGCACAGGTCATCCGACCAGAGCGTTTCGGCGATCCAATCAAATCCATCCAAGCGGAAGAAATCGACGTACCTGAAATTGCACCTGACGAAGTACTCGTCGCGGTCATGGCAGCGGGAATTAATTATAATAACGTATGGGCCGGTCTGGGCTTTCCAGTCGATGTGATCGGAGCTAGAAATAAGAAAGGCGAACCGGAAAAGTTCCATATCGGTGGATCCGATGCTTCCGGGATCGTATACAAAGTAGGTTCCGAAGTTAAGAACGTAAAAGTAGGAGACGAAGTCGTCCTACATTGCGGGATCTGGGACAAGAAAGATCCTTGGGTCAAAGAAGGAAAAGATCCTATGTTTGCACCTTCTCAATTGATTTGGGCATACGAGACTAACTGGGGATCTTTTGCTCAATTCTGTAAAGTGCAAGACCACCAATGTCTTCCTAAACCAAAACATCTTTCTTGGGAAGAAGCTGCCGCTTACATGCTC
Above is a window of Leptospira semungkisensis DNA encoding:
- a CDS encoding TetR/AcrR family transcriptional regulator encodes the protein MKKKDGSPIYPTNGVFRNSRERILEGAAIAFARKGFHGTSLREISRECGLEQPSIYHHFHSKENLFRKALVATHLMILNDIRSRIIRDQGLREEVVSVFKAISDIARQFPDRAKLPFSLVYSAPENLVQEYTNHYGAQYRKLLEAAVERNRPTKNAELKLSLLVDLLHSLILSISSVRFFEDRVRGLEERIDHILLT